The following proteins are co-located in the Thermodesulfobacteriota bacterium genome:
- a CDS encoding right-handed parallel beta-helix repeat-containing protein, with amino-acid sequence EADEAWSGEVILNARVTVLPGAVLTLMPGTRVAFRRVDPHGYGLGVGELLILGGIRSLGLPHAPVVFESAEPTPAPGDWDKVSLISAESAENEFRYTVFRHGTQALHAHFSSFSAYRCLFEANLRAGQFQESEDARLEGCVFVGNKQALRFRDSIVSVRDSVFLGNLYALHVFRCELTFAGNILEGSSLGGFLARESTVRFLGNRLARNRDGVRMREEGTRAEVRGNRFGASAEGHLSLSRVEGVVEGNDFEAAGLDLVSLEDSAVRLEGNRFGPSGRDAVHLKGSASVDARGNYWGPGPIAARLHDRADDPALGEVSWDPPLNSAPMLELPRETW; translated from the coding sequence GAGGCGGACGAGGCCTGGTCGGGCGAGGTGATCCTGAACGCACGGGTGACGGTGCTGCCCGGCGCCGTGCTGACCCTGATGCCGGGCACGCGGGTCGCGTTTCGCAGGGTCGATCCCCACGGGTACGGGCTCGGGGTGGGAGAGCTCCTCATCCTGGGGGGCATCCGCAGCCTCGGGTTGCCCCACGCGCCGGTCGTCTTCGAGTCGGCGGAGCCGACACCGGCCCCGGGCGACTGGGACAAGGTGAGCCTCATTTCCGCCGAGTCCGCAGAAAACGAGTTCCGGTACACGGTGTTTCGCCACGGAACCCAGGCCCTCCACGCCCACTTCTCCAGCTTCTCCGCGTACCGGTGCCTCTTCGAGGCGAACCTGCGGGCAGGGCAGTTCCAGGAGAGCGAAGACGCCCGCCTGGAGGGGTGCGTGTTCGTGGGCAACAAGCAGGCCCTGCGGTTTCGGGATTCCATCGTCAGCGTTCGGGACAGCGTCTTCCTCGGCAACCTCTACGCGCTCCACGTCTTCCGGTGCGAGCTCACCTTTGCCGGCAATATCCTCGAGGGCAGCTCCCTGGGAGGCTTCCTGGCCCGGGAGAGCACCGTGCGCTTCCTGGGCAATCGCCTGGCTCGAAACCGCGACGGGGTGCGGATGCGGGAAGAGGGCACCCGTGCCGAGGTCCGGGGCAACCGCTTCGGGGCGAGCGCCGAGGGGCACCTGTCCCTGAGCCGGGTGGAGGGGGTAGTCGAGGGTAACGACTTCGAGGCGGCGGGCCTGGACCTGGTAAGCCTCGAAGACTCGGCAGTGCGGCTGGAGGGCAACCGGTTCGGCCCCTCGGGGCGAGACGCCGTGCACCTGAAGGGCTCGGCTTCCGTGGACGCCCGGGGCAATTACTGGGGTCCCGGGCCCATCGCCGCGCGCCTCCACGACCGCGCCGACGACCCTGCCCTGGGGGAAGTCTCCTGGGATCCCCCCCTGAATTCCGCGCCGATGCTGGAACTTCCGAGGGAAACGT